The following proteins come from a genomic window of Acidobacteriota bacterium:
- a CDS encoding C39 family peptidase: MKIKKRWIVLIVIGGLALAVYLLLPHIGTYFQRKYFTSQYQPEPLRTEEVKTAPAEYHISGVPWISYRKAYCQSASLQMISYYLNGERVSLGEVNFLMGFTYGAAYISLGGKRAFFLPYTDPEPGFRVAAPYLGLKRRYLVTNDPALFLRGIEYFISSGLPVRVSVNVGRLKGQPGMFSSHSEVIVGYDDKYFYYYETGEKNRFLEEEKGIPVAKDVLKQAVAEALGYFRLPWRYAFVVFEKGEKKEDISFILRRNAGLLIGDSFGPVAQGSYAISKFASYLEKLSPKASKWDVILSLVEMLVYTREDDVFFLRGFSSAGIDLKEVVYLLGQAAESYREALDLLKQDKPDVRKAANLIREGAAKEKEAGELLKETLKK, translated from the coding sequence ATGAAGATAAAGAAAAGATGGATCGTTCTTATCGTAATCGGTGGGTTGGCATTAGCCGTCTATCTTCTTCTCCCTCACATCGGTACCTATTTCCAGAGGAAATATTTCACTTCTCAATACCAGCCAGAACCCCTTAGGACGGAGGAGGTCAAAACCGCTCCCGCTGAGTATCACATCTCTGGTGTCCCCTGGATATCTTATAGGAAGGCGTATTGTCAGTCAGCCAGCCTGCAGATGATCTCCTACTATCTCAATGGGGAAAGGGTTTCTTTAGGAGAGGTCAATTTCCTGATGGGGTTCACCTATGGAGCAGCCTACATTAGCCTTGGGGGGAAGAGGGCTTTTTTCCTCCCCTATACCGATCCCGAGCCGGGTTTTCGAGTCGCTGCCCCTTATCTCGGCCTTAAGAGGCGGTATTTGGTGACCAATGATCCTGCCCTTTTTCTTCGCGGGATCGAGTATTTCATCTCCTCCGGATTGCCGGTGCGGGTATCGGTTAATGTAGGAAGATTGAAGGGCCAACCCGGCATGTTCTCTTCCCACAGCGAGGTGATAGTGGGTTATGACGATAAGTACTTCTACTACTACGAGACTGGGGAGAAAAACCGCTTTTTAGAGGAAGAAAAGGGGATTCCGGTTGCTAAGGATGTCCTTAAGCAGGCGGTTGCCGAAGCCCTCGGCTACTTCCGCCTCCCCTGGCGCTATGCCTTTGTCGTCTTCGAGAAAGGAGAAAAAAAGGAGGATATCTCTTTCATCTTGAGAAGGAACGCTGGGCTTCTTATAGGAGACAGCTTCGGACCCGTCGCTCAAGGTTCGTATGCTATTTCAAAGTTCGCTTCCTATCTTGAAAAGCTCTCTCCGAAGGCGAGTAAATGGGATGTGATCCTCTCTTTGGTCGAGATGCTTGTCTATACCAGAGAGGATGATGTCTTCTTTCTTCGAGGCTTTTCCTCCGCTGGTATCGATTTGAAGGAGGTGGTCTATCTTCTTGGGCAGGCAGCGGAGAGCTATCGCGAGGCGCTCGATCTTCTTAAACAGGATAAGCCGGATGTCCGGAAGGCTGCGAATCTGATAAGGGAGGGGGCGGCAAAAGAAAAGGAAGCGGGCGAACTTCTAAAGGAAACGCTCAAAAAGTAG
- the nadA gene encoding quinolinate synthase NadA codes for MNREDELRERITELKKKHKAVILAHNYQIPEVQDIADFRGDSLDLSHKAAEADAQVIIFCGVYFMAEVAAILSPEKKVILPERAAGCPLADMAEPSALLEMKKNHPKATVVTYINSSAAVKAESDICCTSANALRVVEYLPNEEIIFVPDKNLGHFVSRFTKKKMILWDGYCPTHQRLTPEEVLEAKRKHPKAKVIVHPECRPEVIDLADEVASTSGIIAFAKRTEAEEIIVGTEIGMIHRLSREAPEKRFYIASPTLVCPNMKLTTLDSILRALETLSPVITVPDEIAVRAKRALLRMLEVPRER; via the coding sequence ATGAACCGGGAAGATGAGCTTAGAGAAAGGATAACCGAGCTTAAAAAGAAGCATAAGGCGGTGATCCTCGCCCACAATTACCAGATACCCGAGGTGCAGGACATAGCTGATTTTCGGGGGGATTCCCTCGATCTTTCCCATAAGGCGGCGGAGGCTGATGCCCAGGTGATCATATTCTGTGGGGTTTACTTTATGGCAGAGGTGGCAGCGATCCTCTCGCCGGAGAAGAAGGTCATCCTCCCTGAGCGAGCTGCGGGCTGTCCTCTGGCTGATATGGCGGAACCATCCGCGCTTTTGGAGATGAAAAAGAACCATCCCAAAGCAACGGTAGTAACCTATATCAATTCATCGGCAGCGGTCAAGGCGGAAAGCGACATCTGCTGTACCTCAGCTAATGCCCTTCGGGTGGTGGAGTACCTTCCGAACGAGGAGATCATATTTGTCCCCGACAAGAACTTGGGACATTTCGTCTCCCGGTTTACCAAGAAGAAGATGATCCTCTGGGATGGCTATTGCCCCACCCATCAGAGACTAACCCCGGAGGAGGTGCTCGAGGCGAAGAGGAAGCATCCGAAAGCGAAGGTGATAGTTCACCCTGAGTGTCGACCTGAGGTTATCGATCTGGCTGATGAGGTGGCGAGCACTTCGGGGATAATCGCATTTGCCAAACGGACTGAGGCAGAGGAGATAATCGTGGGCACAGAGATAGGGATGATCCATCGTCTCTCCCGGGAGGCACCGGAGAAGAGGTTCTATATCGCAAGCCCCACGCTCGTTTGCCCTAATATGAAGCTCACCACCTTAGATTCTATTCTCAGGGCACTCGAGACCTTATCCCCGGTTATCACCGTGCCCGATGAGATAGCGGTTCGAGCAAAGAGGGCGCTTTTGAGGATGCTCGAGGTTCCCCGGGAACGATGA